ATGGGGAAGTAGAAGTTACATCATTCTATGGAATGGAAACATCAACATTTACTGAACTAAAGAACTCAGTTAGACCTTAAAAAACTTGAAGTCTCTGGCGCAGTTCTCTTAATGAACTGCGCCAGTTTTATATATTTTTACTATCGGAGGTGAGTTATTGTGAGTAAAACAATACTTGAAATGAAGAACATTACCAAGGTATATCCCAATGGTGTTGTTGCGAACCAAAACATCGATTTTACGGCTGAAGAAGGGGAAATTCATGCCTTAATGGGAGAGAATGGTGCGGGGAAATCAACACTCATGAAAATTCTTTTTGGTTCTGAACAACCAGAAAGTGGTGAAATTTATCTGCGTGGCGAGAAAGTGAATATTGATTCTCCACTTACGGCTATTCAATTGGGAATCGGGATGGTTCACCAACACTTTATGCTTGTAGAACACTTGACGGTTACGGAAAATATTGTGTTAGGGATGGAGCCAAAAAAAGGCTTATTCTTAGACGTCAACGAAGCACGTCGCCAAGTTAAGGAAGCATCGGATAAATATAACTTCGGAATCGATCCTAATACAAAGATTGTCGATATGAGTGTCAGTCAAAGACAGAAAGTTGAAATATTGAAAGTATTAATACGTGGGGCAAAAATATTGATTATGGATGAACCAACTGCCGTATTAACCCCTCAAGAAACCGAAGAACTTTTTGTTCAGTTACTTGAACTCAAAAAATCAGGACATACAATCATTTTTATTTCACACAAATTAAAGGAGATAAAATCAATATGTGATCGCATTACAATTATGCGCTCTGGTAAGTACATTGGTTGCTATACGGTTGCAGATATTACAACGGATGATATATCTCGCATGATGATTGGACGTGACATTGTTACAAAAATCAATAAACCAAAAGCGAAACCGTTGGATACGGCACTGAATGCAGAGAATATAATTGTGATTAACGACGAAGGAAAAGAAGCGGTTCGCAATATTAGTCTGCGAATACGTGAGGGTGAAATTCTTGGCATTGCTGCAATTGAAGGCAACGGTCAAAGAGAGTTAATTGATGCCATCACAGGCTTAAACTTACCAACAAGTGGGAAGATTTATATTAACGGAAACTTGTCGAGTGATGTTAATGCAACAAAAGATCGACGCAACAAGGGATTGGTTCATATTCCTGAAGACCGTCTTACTTATGGAGCGATGGCTGATGAAAGTATCAAAGACAACTTGATTGCAAATCGCTACGATCTCAAGGAGTTTAATAAAGGAATTTTCCTTGATATTGAACAAATTGATGATTTGGCAGACACCTTGATTCAAGAGTTCCAAATTAAAACAGACAGCCCACTAACACCTATCAAAATGTTGTCTGGTGGAAATATGCAAAAAGTTGTCGCTGCACGGGAAATGAGTGTCGAGATGAGCGTGCTTGTAGCAGACCAACCAACTCGTGGTATTGATATTGGAACGGCAACATTCATTCGAGAAACGATCATTAAACTCAGAGATACTGGAGCGGGTGTGCTTTTGTCCTCTGCTGATATTAATGAAGTGTTGGAGTTGTCAGATGCATTAGTCGTCATGTATGATGGCTCGATTACCGGATTCTTTAAGGATGCAAGTGTACTTACAGAAGAGGAACTCGGTCTCTACATGCTCGGGTTGAAACAAATGGACCCTAAGGATATTGAGAGGGATATGTATGCTTAAAAAACGTAAAAGAGAAAAATCAGAAGCCGTAAAATTACAAACACGCTTCGAAATTTTAAGAACTGTACTTGCGATTGCAATCGCAATGGGAATCGTTCTGGTTCTCGTCTTGTTTGTCAGTGATGAACCGTTGACTGCAATAAGTAGTCTGCTTATTGGTCCATTCACATCCGTTAAACGCTTTGCAAACGTTATTGAATTGATGATTCCGCTGACATTTACTGGGTTAGCGATTACAATCGTTTTTAAAACAAAACGCTATAACTTGGCTGCTGACAGTGCATTCTTCATGGGATCTTTAATTGCCCTTGTTGTAGCGCTGACTACTAACTTACCGCCGCTTCCAACAATCATATTGGCACTTGTTGCATCAATTGTTGTTGGTGCAATTATTGGATACATTCCGGCGATTATTCGAAGTAAATTTGGTGCTGATGAACTCGTTACATCCTTGATGCTTAATTATGTAGTTGGATTCCTTGTTAATTATATTTTTAATTATCACTTCCGTGACCCGCAAAAAGCTGCGGTACAATCGTATCCACTTCCAGAGGGCATGAACCTGTCTGTCATTATTCCCGGCACACGAATTCATTCAGGATTTATCATCATGATCGTGCTTGTGGTTGTGACATGGTTGGTTATGTACCGCACAAAATGGGGATACCAACTCCGTGCAACAGGTGCTAATGAGAAATTTGCTAAGTACAGTGGTATGAAAGTAGGCTTCATTGTTATCGCGGCTCAAGCAATTGGTACAGCATTCGCTGGATTGGGTGGTGCAATTGAAATGTTAGGCTTACATAAAACATTCAAATGGACAAAGGCTCCTGGTTATGGTTTCGATGGTGTTATCATGGCGACGCTCGCACGTGGTAATCCAGCGCTTGTACCTTTTGCTGCATTCTTCCTTGCATATGTGCGAGTTGGAGCGGATATCCTAAACCGTACAACAAGTCTTCCCGCAGAAATTGTTTCGATCATTCAAGCAACAATAATTCTACTTGTGGCTGCGCAAGCATTCTTAGCGAAGATGCGCCACCGCTCAATCGTTAAACAAACCGGTGCTTTAGAAGTTGGAGGTGAGCAATAATATGGAACAAATTTTTGGAATTATTTTTACTCAAGAATTTGCATACAGTGTAATACGTCTGATGACGCCAATTCTCTTTGCATCTCTTGCCGCACTTATTGCACAACGCAGTGGTATTACCAATATGGCCCTTGAAGGGATTATGCTCTTTGCAGCACTCTTTGGTGTCTTGGGTTCTGCGTTCACACAGTCTGCGTTTGTTGGACTCTTATGTGCAATTCTTGTCGGAGTTATCGTGTCATTACTACTCGCATTCTTTAAAATTAAGATGAAGACCGATGAGATACTTGCCGCAATTGCCATTAACTTATTGGCATCCGGGGCAACGATCTTTCTTCTATATATCTTTGCGGGGGACCGTGGTACATCGACAAGCCTTGCAAGTAAGATGCTGCCATTCATTCATATTCCGTTTATTGAAGACATTCCGTTTATTGGAAAAATTTTATCCGGCCACAATATCCTAGTTTATATTTCATTTGTGGCAGTATTTGTCTTACATTACTTCTTATTCCGTACACCTCTGGGACTCCGTATTCGTGCCGTTGGTGGGAATCCCGATGCAGCAACCTCTGTTGGTGTATCGGTAGAGAAGACACAGTACATTGCCCTCATGATTAGTGGGATTCTCGCTGGATTTGCTGGAGCCTTTATGTCGATGGGATATATGGGAGTGTTCAATCGCGATATGACGGCAGGACGTGGTTATATTGCCCTAGCTGCAGCAAACGTTGGAGGTCAAACTCCAATCGGAGCTCTGCTTGCATCACTTTTATTCGGACTCTTTGATGCGCTCGGAAACAATCTTCAAATTGGTATTATTCCTGCCGAGTTCATTTATATGATTCCTTATATCACAACAATCTTTGCATACGGATTCGCTTCCTATCGCAAACTCAATTCGAAAAAGAGACTTAAAAAGACGATTGCTCAAGAAGTCGTCGCGGAAACACAATAAATAAAATATAGAAGAGGTAGACTATGGAAAAGAAAACAATAATTATTGACTGTGATCCCGGTGTTGATGATACTTTTGCTTTATTCTACGCCATGGCCGAACGCAATTTGAATATAAAACTAATTACAACGGTATCTGGAAATGTCAACGTGGATATAACCACGACCAATGCTCGACGCATTGTTGCAATGGCGAATCGAGATATTGAAATAGCGCAGGGGGCAGATCGTCCCCTTGTCGCTGAACCGTTTTATGCAACCTATATTCATGGTCAAAACGGTATGGGAAATTATACGTTCACCGAAGATGTATTTGCACCCCTTTCAGAACGCCGTGCTGTAGATGCAATGCGTGATGTCATTATGACAAGTGAATCGAAGATTGTCTTAGTGGCTGTGGGACCACTCACAAATGTGGCCACATTATTCCTTATGTACCCAGAAACTAAAAACCGGATTGAATACCTATCAATCATGGGGGGTGGTCTGAAAGGTGGCAATACCAATATTGCAGCGGAATTCAACATTCTGGTTGATCCAGAGGCAGCAAGTATCGTCTTTACATCGGGTGTGCCGATTATTATGGCAGGTTTGGATGTTACCGAGAAATCGTATATTGATAAAACTCACCTAGAACGCATTGCGCAAACAAGTGAAATCGGATACTTCTTGTCGGAAGTGATTGTTGCTGCACGACGTCAGATGAGCAATGACTTCAGAACCAGTCTTCACGATGTCGTCTCAGTGATGGCGATTCATAACTTGGAAATCTTTGAGTATGAAACACTTCATGTTGTTATTGAGACACAAGGAATGTATACACGAGGAATGACCATTGCCGATCAAAGGTTAGCGGGTCGGGAATCGGGTAATGTAAAAGTATTAAAGAATGTAAATCATCCTGCGTTTTTAGACTTGCTTTGTGAAAAGCTGGAAACGTATAGAAAGTAGGATATCAATGAGCAAGATTGTAGTCATAGGAAGTATTAATGAAGATACCAGTTTGCGCGTTCACCATTTTCCAACTGAAGGCGAAACAATAATCGCAGACGCAGTTTCCATTAACAATGGTGGTAAAGGGGCAAATCAAGCCGTTGCCGCTGCTCGATTAGGGGGAAGTGTTGCAATGATTGGTGCGGTTGGAATTGATGGGTCTGGAAGACGAATGATTGCTGATTTTCAAGGTGAGGGTATCGATACACAAGGAATAATTCAAAAACAAGATCAAACAGGATTTGCCATTATTAATGTTGACCAACAAGGCCACAATAATATTGTCGTCTATCCTGGCGCAAACCATGCCATTTCAAAAGAAGATATTGATGCGCATCGTCACCTTATTAAAGATGCAGATTATTGTTTGATTCAATTTGAGATACCCATGGCAGTCATCGAATATGCAATCATGGTATGCCGTGAGTATGAGGTGAAGGTTGTGCTGAATCCTGCACCGTATTCATCCTCATTCAATCCACAAGTGCTTAAAGATGTTGCATACTTTGTTCCCAATGAACACGAGTTTGCGAGCAGCATTGGGTCGAATATTGACTTCAATACCGTTGACGAATTTGAATTAAAAAAAGTCGCAGAATCATTTGTAACAGAGTATCAATGCAATCTTATTGTAACGCTGGGTGTACGTGGATCGCTACTGGCGACACCCACGAAGTTTGTGGTGGTCGATGCAATTCAAACACAAGCCGTGGATACTACCGCAGCAGGTGACACATACATTGGCGCATTGACAAGTCAACTCTCTCAAAGCATAGACATTGACGAAGCCATGAAATATGCATCAAAAGCTGCAGCATTGACTGTTTCAAAAATGGGTGCGCAAACGTCAATTCCATATAAAAAAGATCTTACATAAAAAAACGAATCTTAGCAATTGCTAAGACAAAAGACAAGTTCAAAGAACAAAATATCGAAATTATGAATCAAGGCAAGAAACCGCTTACGGTAATTAGTGCTATTTGAGTAGGTTTACACGTTAAAGACACCCCTTATGTAGTGAATAATTACCTTAGCAAATGCTTAGTACAACTGTCGTAAAACCCATTGATATGGGGATATTTGGGTGTTATAGTGACATTGTAAAGATAAGCTAGAACGGGAAGGAGAAAATAAAATGGCACAGAAAAAGAAGTTAATGACTGACACAGAAAAGCGTATTTTCCGCATTCTTTCAGATGACCCATTAATATCCCAAGCCGAATTGGCGCACAAAGCAAATGTCTCACGCTCATCGGCATCCGTCCATATTTCAAATCTTATAAAAAAAGGTTATATCGCAGGACGTGGATATGTGATTAGTGAGTATGAAAGTGTCGTTGTAATTGGAGCGGCAATGATTGATCTCTATGGGAAGTCAACCAATCCACTTATTGAAGGTGAGTCAAATCCTGGAAAAGTTGAAATTCACCCTGGTGGTGTTTCACGTAATATTTCTGAGAATCTGGCACGATTAGGAATTAAAGTCAGTCTGATTACATCGCTCTGTGATGATCCATTTGGAAAAGTAATCAAAGACAGTTGCGATGATTTGGGAATAGACTTAACCCATTCCTATTTCTTAGAACATGAGGTGTCTACAATTTATATGGCTCTTTTGGATAATGATGGGGAAATGAAATTGGCCTTATCAGATACAACTGCACTTGATAAAATGCCGATGGACCATATCATTCGCAAAGAGTCTGCTATCAATCGTGGTGAGGTCATCGTCATGGATGCATCGCTGCCACAGGAAATTATGCGCTATGTTGTAAACCATCATAAAGATAAACGCATTATTATTGATCCCGTTTCCATTGGTAAAGCCAAAAAGCTTGTTGATTTTATAGGGAAGTTCCATACCGTCAAATGCAATCGAAATGAGGCAGAGTTTCTGTCTGGTGTAAAGATTGTTGACCAAGCCTCTCTTGAACTGGCATCCCAGACTTTAAGAGATAAGGGTGTGGAACAAGTATTCATCACACTGGGTTCCAAAGGTGTGTTCTTTCAAAATAGTGTCAAAAAAGGATCAGTCCCAACATTGGCAACTGAACTTGTGAATGTCACCGGAGCAGGGGATGCATTTACGGCCGGAGTGGCATATTGCACACTCTCAAATATTGATATTGAACAAACCGCAATGTTTGCTTCAGCAATGTCATCGTTCTCACTTGAGAGCATGCGCGCTGTAAGCCCAAATTTATCGTTGCATGAAATCAATCAACGACTTGAAAAACTAGAAAAATAAGAAGGAGACTACCATGAACTACAAAGACTATATGATTATCAATGAAGAGGTCCAACATGCATTGGACAACAATCTACCCGTTGTTGCTTTAGAATCTACAATCATCTCACACGGATTTAACTATCCAGAAAACTTAGAGTGTGCACGTGAGTGCGAACGTATTATTCGCGAAAATGGTGCCATTCCCGCTACAATCGGAATTATGGGTGGTAAAATCGTGATTGGTTTGAATGAGAAACAAATCATTCACTTTGCAGAAAACCGCACGACACCTAAGTGCAGCCGTCGCGATGTTGCTGCAATTATTGCCAAAGGAATCGATGGTGCAACAACAGTTACAACAACAATGATGTTTGCGCAAATGGCAGGAATCAAAGTCTTTGCAACGGGTGGTATTGGTGGTGTTCACTTTGATGGTGAAAACACGATGGATATATCCGCGGACCTTGAAGAACTTGCACGTACTAACGTTGCAGTTGTATGCTCAGGCGCAAAATCAATTCTAGATATTCCACGTACCCTTGAGTACTTGGAGACCAATGGTGTCACAACACTTGGATACCAAACCGCAGCATTCCCTGATTTTTATACACAAGATAGTGGTAAGAAAGTTGATTACCGTTGTGAATCGACGGATGAAATTGCAAAGATTATTGTAACGAAAGATAACCTCGGCATTGATTCTGGAATTATTATTGCCAATCCAATACCAGCGGAACATGCTTTGGATACTGACTTCATTTCATCACTGATTCAACGCATTGTTAAGGAAGCTGCTGATCAAGGTGTTATTGGAAACAAAGTTACACCATTTATTCTTGAAGCTTTACATCGTGAATCTGAAGGAAAATCTGTTGTTGCTAACAAACAATTAGTCTTCAATAATTCTCGTGTTGCATCACTTCTTGCAATTTCATACAGTAAGATTCAAAAATAATCGGACATTCAGATCTGCATCGTTCTCCCCACATTAAGTTGGATCTGAGTCAACCCTTTGGAGCGTGCTCATCACACCTTCCGATTGGCCGATACCAATTGACCATCGTCTAAGCTGAGCCCAACACACTGTGTTGGGCTTTCATATGCCCTGCAAATATCGATTCGTTACATTTAAAGCTCTTTTTAGAACGCACTTGCGCCAAAAATATCCATGCATTGGTACAATACGAAATACTAAAAGGGGGAATTTTAATGATAGAGAAAAATATTAAACGGCTTGTTATTGCATCAGTCTTACTTATTACAATTCAGCAACTCGTTTTCGCAGCCTAACCGTATGTAAATATTAATCAATGTTGGTTTGACTTCAACCTTTGGCAATGATACTATTCATACATAAAAGCTCCATATATTTCTGGTAATACGGTCCGGAAGTTTCTACTTGCATCCCGTAAAGATGCAAACTATGGCACAAGATAGCATATGTGGTTAACACATCTTTTTTTGTTATTCTTCTGCCAGTGATGGCAGTTTTTTGTTTTCATGGACAAAAGGAGGATAACATGAAAAATTGGCTTAATCAGTATTTTGGTATTGAGGCTGCAAATTCAACGATTAAACGTGAGTTTACAGGGGGACTGACTGCGTTTCTTTCGATGTCGTATGTGATTTTTGTAAATCCAATTGTATTAGGAAGAGCGGGAATGCCTGAAGACGCCGTCTTTATGGCAACAATTCTTTCATCAGCAATCGGTATGTTAATTATGGGGTTTTATGCAAAGTTTCCAATGGGTGTTGCGCCTTGCATGTCAATGAATGCTTTCTTTGCATTTTCGGTTGTTATTGGTATGGGGATGCCATGGCAAACAGCCCTTGCATCAGTTTTGGTTGCTGCAATTTTATTTTTAATCCTATCGCTATCAGGATTTAGAGAGAAACTAACGCTAGCCATACCACAGACAATCAAACAAGCTGGAAATGTTGGTTTGGGAATATTCATAGCATTCGTAAGTTTTAAGAATTCAGGAATCATTGTTCCTGATGAGAGTATGTTTATCGCCTTTGGGGGATTTAAAGATCCAAACGTCATTATTGCGATTGTTGGAATCGTAACGGCTGCTTTTTTCTTAATTCGCAGAAACCGCTATGCTGTGTTCTTCGGAATGCTTGGAGCGGCTGTTTGCGGCTTGGGATTGCGCTTTATGGCAGATGCCGGAATATTGGTCATGGGCGCTGAAACTCTCGCTAGTTTGCCGCAATTGCCCGCTGGAAGCCCAGTGATAATTCCGACCGTTCCATTTCAATCCATGTTGGATCATACCTTTCTTGTTGCAATAAAAGAAATTCCCAACCTTTTCAATCCACAAGGGATAATGGTGGTTCTTATCTTTTTATTTCTTGACTTCTTTGGAGCCTCGACAACATTGTCAGCAGCTGCATCACAAATTGATGATGTTCCCGCAGAGTCATTTGAAAACAATAAGAAGGTCTACATTGCGGATGCTATAGGTGTAGGAATTGGTGGAATTCTCGGAACATCCAGCTTGGCACCTTATATTGAATCTGTCTCAGGAATTCTTGCTGGAGCGCGTACGGGTTTAATGAGTGTTGTCACAGCAGGTTTCTTCTTGCTTGCAGCATTCTTTTATCCAACACTCTCTTTGATAACATCGGCCGTAACAACACCAGCAATGGTTCTTATCGGAATCTTCATGATGCAAAATGTTACCAACATTAATTGGCGTGGTGGTTTCGAGGAAGTAATCCCAGCGTTTATCACAATTATCATGATGCCCCTAAGTGGATCTGTTGCGCTTGGGTTAACACTGGGTTTTGTCAGTTATGAACTATGCATGATCTTTGCGGGGCGTGGCAAGGAATTGGGACCGGTTATGCATTTTATTGCTCTCATTTCAATTGCATATATGGTAACATTGTAATAATACTTAGGAGGAAAGAACCATGGATCTATTAAAAACAAAAATTCAAAGCGAAGGAATCGCACGTACAACCGAGATATTGGATGTTAGCACATTTTTCAACGCAGGTGTTGATGCAGTGTTAATGGATGCAATTGGGAAAGACTTTGCCGAAAAATTCAAAAATGAGGACTTTGATGTTTTCGCAACCGTAGAGAGTTCGGGAATTGCACCGGCTGTGTTTGCAAGCTTGTATGCGGATAAACCACTTGTAATCATAAAAAAGAATGATAAGGAACTCGATTCGGAAGTCTATGTACAGCAGGCATCATTTTCATTCACAAAGAATAACCACTATTACCTAACAAGTCGTAAATTTTTACTTGAAGGGAAACGTGTAATTTTGATTGATGACTTTCTCGCTCAGGGAAGTGTTGTAACAAATGTCGAAGCATTACTCCACAAAGTGAATGCCGACTTGGTAGCAATTGGAATTTGCATCTCAAAGAATTATCAACCGGGCTATCAAACATTGATTGATGCGGGACGAAATTTGTACTGCCAAGTTCAGTTGGCGTCCCTTGACCCCGAAACGAATTCAATAATTTTTGCATAGTTTCATGTTTCAATCATGCAATTCATCGCATTTTGCGGTATTATAATATTACGAGGTGGAACTATGACAAGAATATTAAGAATTGAAGGCCGTGGCCAAGTTAAAGCAAAACCAGATATGATGCGTTTCCATTATGAATTGGTACAAGATGCACCATCATATGGTGAGTCGTATGATAATCTTACGGCGCAATACAAGCAAATTGTTGCCGCATTCAAGAAAGTCGAATTTAATACCGTTTTGATTCAAACATCATCGATAGATGTTTCAATCATGCATGAGACAAAAGAGACACCAAAAGTGTTCCGTTCATCGCAACGCTTAATTTTCGAGGATAAAATTAACTTTGATAAGATGTCAAAACTCTTAGACGTGCTACGTTCCAACGATGATTTTA
The window above is part of the Erysipelothrix sp. HDW6C genome. Proteins encoded here:
- a CDS encoding phosphoribosyltransferase family protein yields the protein MDLLKTKIQSEGIARTTEILDVSTFFNAGVDAVLMDAIGKDFAEKFKNEDFDVFATVESSGIAPAVFASLYADKPLVIIKKNDKELDSEVYVQQASFSFTKNNHYYLTSRKFLLEGKRVILIDDFLAQGSVVTNVEALLHKVNADLVAIGICISKNYQPGYQTLIDAGRNLYCQVQLASLDPETNSIIFA
- a CDS encoding nucleoside hydrolase, encoding MEKKTIIIDCDPGVDDTFALFYAMAERNLNIKLITTVSGNVNVDITTTNARRIVAMANRDIEIAQGADRPLVAEPFYATYIHGQNGMGNYTFTEDVFAPLSERRAVDAMRDVIMTSESKIVLVAVGPLTNVATLFLMYPETKNRIEYLSIMGGGLKGGNTNIAAEFNILVDPEAASIVFTSGVPIIMAGLDVTEKSYIDKTHLERIAQTSEIGYFLSEVIVAARRQMSNDFRTSLHDVVSVMAIHNLEIFEYETLHVVIETQGMYTRGMTIADQRLAGRESGNVKVLKNVNHPAFLDLLCEKLETYRK
- the rbsK gene encoding ribokinase; protein product: MSKIVVIGSINEDTSLRVHHFPTEGETIIADAVSINNGGKGANQAVAAARLGGSVAMIGAVGIDGSGRRMIADFQGEGIDTQGIIQKQDQTGFAIINVDQQGHNNIVVYPGANHAISKEDIDAHRHLIKDADYCLIQFEIPMAVIEYAIMVCREYEVKVVLNPAPYSSSFNPQVLKDVAYFVPNEHEFASSIGSNIDFNTVDEFELKKVAESFVTEYQCNLIVTLGVRGSLLATPTKFVVVDAIQTQAVDTTAAGDTYIGALTSQLSQSIDIDEAMKYASKAAALTVSKMGAQTSIPYKKDLT
- a CDS encoding ABC transporter ATP-binding protein, whose protein sequence is MSKTILEMKNITKVYPNGVVANQNIDFTAEEGEIHALMGENGAGKSTLMKILFGSEQPESGEIYLRGEKVNIDSPLTAIQLGIGMVHQHFMLVEHLTVTENIVLGMEPKKGLFLDVNEARRQVKEASDKYNFGIDPNTKIVDMSVSQRQKVEILKVLIRGAKILIMDEPTAVLTPQETEELFVQLLELKKSGHTIIFISHKLKEIKSICDRITIMRSGKYIGCYTVADITTDDISRMMIGRDIVTKINKPKAKPLDTALNAENIIVINDEGKEAVRNISLRIREGEILGIAAIEGNGQRELIDAITGLNLPTSGKIYINGNLSSDVNATKDRRNKGLVHIPEDRLTYGAMADESIKDNLIANRYDLKEFNKGIFLDIEQIDDLADTLIQEFQIKTDSPLTPIKMLSGGNMQKVVAAREMSVEMSVLVADQPTRGIDIGTATFIRETIIKLRDTGAGVLLSSADINEVLELSDALVVMYDGSITGFFKDASVLTEEELGLYMLGLKQMDPKDIERDMYA
- a CDS encoding ABC transporter permease, with translation MEQIFGIIFTQEFAYSVIRLMTPILFASLAALIAQRSGITNMALEGIMLFAALFGVLGSAFTQSAFVGLLCAILVGVIVSLLLAFFKIKMKTDEILAAIAINLLASGATIFLLYIFAGDRGTSTSLASKMLPFIHIPFIEDIPFIGKILSGHNILVYISFVAVFVLHYFLFRTPLGLRIRAVGGNPDAATSVGVSVEKTQYIALMISGILAGFAGAFMSMGYMGVFNRDMTAGRGYIALAAANVGGQTPIGALLASLLFGLFDALGNNLQIGIIPAEFIYMIPYITTIFAYGFASYRKLNSKKRLKKTIAQEVVAETQ
- a CDS encoding ABC transporter permease, which codes for MLKKRKREKSEAVKLQTRFEILRTVLAIAIAMGIVLVLVLFVSDEPLTAISSLLIGPFTSVKRFANVIELMIPLTFTGLAITIVFKTKRYNLAADSAFFMGSLIALVVALTTNLPPLPTIILALVASIVVGAIIGYIPAIIRSKFGADELVTSLMLNYVVGFLVNYIFNYHFRDPQKAAVQSYPLPEGMNLSVIIPGTRIHSGFIIMIVLVVVTWLVMYRTKWGYQLRATGANEKFAKYSGMKVGFIVIAAQAIGTAFAGLGGAIEMLGLHKTFKWTKAPGYGFDGVIMATLARGNPALVPFAAFFLAYVRVGADILNRTTSLPAEIVSIIQATIILLVAAQAFLAKMRHRSIVKQTGALEVGGEQ
- a CDS encoding NCS2 family permease; translation: MKNWLNQYFGIEAANSTIKREFTGGLTAFLSMSYVIFVNPIVLGRAGMPEDAVFMATILSSAIGMLIMGFYAKFPMGVAPCMSMNAFFAFSVVIGMGMPWQTALASVLVAAILFLILSLSGFREKLTLAIPQTIKQAGNVGLGIFIAFVSFKNSGIIVPDESMFIAFGGFKDPNVIIAIVGIVTAAFFLIRRNRYAVFFGMLGAAVCGLGLRFMADAGILVMGAETLASLPQLPAGSPVIIPTVPFQSMLDHTFLVAIKEIPNLFNPQGIMVVLIFLFLDFFGASTTLSAAASQIDDVPAESFENNKKVYIADAIGVGIGGILGTSSLAPYIESVSGILAGARTGLMSVVTAGFFLLAAFFYPTLSLITSAVTTPAMVLIGIFMMQNVTNINWRGGFEEVIPAFITIIMMPLSGSVALGLTLGFVSYELCMIFAGRGKELGPVMHFIALISIAYMVTL
- a CDS encoding pseudouridine-5'-phosphate glycosidase; this translates as MNYKDYMIINEEVQHALDNNLPVVALESTIISHGFNYPENLECARECERIIRENGAIPATIGIMGGKIVIGLNEKQIIHFAENRTTPKCSRRDVAAIIAKGIDGATTVTTTMMFAQMAGIKVFATGGIGGVHFDGENTMDISADLEELARTNVAVVCSGAKSILDIPRTLEYLETNGVTTLGYQTAAFPDFYTQDSGKKVDYRCESTDEIAKIIVTKDNLGIDSGIIIANPIPAEHALDTDFISSLIQRIVKEAADQGVIGNKVTPFILEALHRESEGKSVVANKQLVFNNSRVASLLAISYSKIQK
- a CDS encoding SIMPL domain-containing protein, with translation MTRILRIEGRGQVKAKPDMMRFHYELVQDAPSYGESYDNLTAQYKQIVAAFKKVEFNTVLIQTSSIDVSIMHETKETPKVFRSSQRLIFEDKINFDKMSKLLDVLRSNDDFNFSLSYFVKDSSRYDNDALILAINDANDRAKLIAETAGIKLNGIQSIEYGSMGGGGPVMYRSMADTAVGMNASDIIISKDISITWDIK
- a CDS encoding carbohydrate kinase, whose product is MAQKKKLMTDTEKRIFRILSDDPLISQAELAHKANVSRSSASVHISNLIKKGYIAGRGYVISEYESVVVIGAAMIDLYGKSTNPLIEGESNPGKVEIHPGGVSRNISENLARLGIKVSLITSLCDDPFGKVIKDSCDDLGIDLTHSYFLEHEVSTIYMALLDNDGEMKLALSDTTALDKMPMDHIIRKESAINRGEVIVMDASLPQEIMRYVVNHHKDKRIIIDPVSIGKAKKLVDFIGKFHTVKCNRNEAEFLSGVKIVDQASLELASQTLRDKGVEQVFITLGSKGVFFQNSVKKGSVPTLATELVNVTGAGDAFTAGVAYCTLSNIDIEQTAMFASAMSSFSLESMRAVSPNLSLHEINQRLEKLEK